The genomic region tatattttgagcagggggcgtgctatgatagatttcccatcaattagtggtttattacactttttgaaagttcctaactatcctaatagacactggtcagtaaacagtggatgggaatgggcaagttgtcttgctgaggttgaaaaagaagatgtaaaggaaaaaataagagagtcaaactttattgcattttctttagacaaagttacgacaatagaaaatacttcatgggtatgcatgcatgtttatactgtagagaatcatacccgccaacctcatctaatatttgttgctaaaatgaaggagagtgcgacaatggaaaatttatttcaactagtaaagagaagtttaattgaatatggaggtatggatgacatgacggtagccaaaaaattggtttgtgttggagcaaatggagcttcagtaatgcaaggtcataggaatggtctttgtacaaagattgaaacttcatttgcatcgtacattactgcaattcactacatggctcacagaatgaatctagcttttggaattgtgagcaagtttgcttcgattaaaaaaattgaaattttaatcagagatctctactcacacttttgtcaaagtcccaagcaatttatggaattccaacactttgttgatggaataactgatgggaacaagcttctcaaggataataatACCATATgaatctctttggatggtctagtgcatcaagtttttttagaatatccatccttgattggactatttcacacaactcgcgacaaatcaaatcaaccaaaatttcctaaccttcttcggaggttaagtaatctagaaaaactcttaactttagcagctcttctgcccatgctagaggaaatgaggaatattatgaaggttgctcaaaaaagagctttgtatattgcagaatatgctacattgtgtaagatgacatgcatgaccctcgacaatctctattgaaatcaaccaacactatctgatgaaaaaaatgttaagtggcagacactcatagatttgaacaatcctgataactttttacaaatcgatgcagatggggaggtatgtgccaatgtatgtgGAGTTGAGAtgccaatgcacttctatgccacgttCGACCTCAAGGaactaggaaagcgccccaggaagcaactagcaagagttacaagggaagattttgacaagattgttgagactataaCTACTTATGTGAAGAAAATTGTGTTTGatatttcctcacaaattagaagcagattccctcctaacaacctacttgaatcgatgtctattgtgtttcctcattattggagcctcaatagtgcagttgatttttgaagtaagctactgactttgataaaacaattttgcatatccaaagaattgaatggagtaattataaatggaatattagatgaaactcatcttcgagagaaatcatctcattttgcatacactgtgagagaacaatatggaaaaatggagaaccccgcgaagagggattagtaacaaggctttggaaatatatagctgatgcatcattgcgtgattcaatgccagaatatttaaagcttgctaatttatgtcttaccatgatattgggtttggtggaagatgagagagttttcaatgctttaggattcctaaaatcaaagataagaaacaaactagacaaaaattaggaaaattgcttgaggctctatacatctaggtacaatgtccacacttttccttatgatagggcattgcaaatctagaggtccaaatgtgaaagaagaggtttgagaaacacttcaaaccaaagtgtcaatgggactattgactcatgtactggacctactggtagcattgagatgcagttcaatgaaggtatgcagactgAGAGTGAAGAAAAAAGCTCTGAAtttaagagattggtatttattaatcttattactgcatctcatcattcatattacaaaatcatattacctttcgcaattagaatttaatattgatttgtaattgtatttttcaactttctatttccagatttaaaatagcataataaaataccataatgtgtttattgatacagagatgtttattgtttatttagacatgtttgagaactttgattttcattaatttttttaaaatataaccatatgatacaattcattcaatagtaatacaccaatctatgtgattctccatgcaaaagtcaacaCAAAGTTTCagaaaccctttgcaaatgaccctaaattcccttttatagaaacaagggagcaacaacagcttcaggtagaattgcaacatgtgaagactcaacatcaaaatcacaaattgagcacagatttacatggccatcacatgccaaattagcaatttaacaattgctacatgtctgatgtctcctattcaaaaaatagagttcaaaattaaatattaattcatgccatgacaaattaaatatagataatagcagtgcccaaaacctagtaatcaaaaatagagaaatgcaaaaatgttaaagcttgggagaatttgagaatacaaatttacaggctgaagttttgcactgtgcatcatagattcataggctggattagcaatttagcaatagcgagtgttggtttttCCCTATGcgtaaaatagagttatttcaagcgatgccaaattccaaacagaaaaaacataaaaccttgaaattaagagtaaaagaagaaaattgtgcaatacatactatgattcttaaggtttttgtgccagtttttgtaggatgctccactcttcatctgatggaaggtcaatattttgtaaactatgaaAAGTCAattgcaacttcgtcaacattccatatttagaagagtgacttggcatcactatttcacccaataccgaattcagagttgtaaatggttggatgaattccaaaatGCTTTGGGGAGTTttttccttaggaagcaagtctaaatcagacttcatttttatctccattttttttttgtaagcttcttttccaatgaatttatttgatgggttaatggtcttaggcaaaccaagtttaatcaaattagttttcttttcttgcagcttcaatatctttttgccacatttatccataacttctaatgtttcacttagtttctggcatttttgaatgatagatgatgtcttaactatggcattaatgcggctcttaattcccttggattccaagtagttgttactggtattgtagactacttgcagaatctattttgccatatcctcttttgaataaacatgtatgctcttctcaaagtgccctttgattttcatataaattactctcaaactttcattcaattcaaaccattcacacaacttgtcactcctctgcattattttttgccaaatattttcttctatatacttcgttgtatttttcatattatctttcaatctatcctccaaagttttaattttatcatttgcattgtgcgtggcgtctttcatttgtgcacatttttttctttcttcctctacttccccttgcaaatgtttttcttttttcttctcatgatccaataggtcctgtgttTTTCTTATTTCGGTAGCAGCAGACTCATAGCTTTTGTATAATTTTTCAAaactggctctttcatcatcaatttttttattgcttttagccagtttttctctcaggtccttcaattttgcatccatcttctcctgctctgtaatttctactgcagagcccaaattttttatccttttctataaatcattgcacttgttatctgttgctttcctctttgatttttcgtttgctaggtctgcctgtaacttttctatttgtttctccagtttatttttttctctctccgcctttagcagtgaagtgtagaccacttcattagtcctttttgacacactaattttctCCACATTATGtgctttggaaaaatccatttggagggtgctaacttgaaattcatagggatctatctgattgtgtgatggatttttatctttagttgggggcataacaaccatgaactccatcatatctttgtgtggttcatatgttggaaataccctgttccttgcaggttgttagtctaaaacttcagtcagggcaaccctatgaaattctctctttttttctttatttgcatttgctgtgtgttcaaatttttcatagtaatcacgaaattgaaaatttgggcttgttgaagcaattgaatgtttgaaaggtgacataggaataacagaggctccagttccacttatgcatgtggttttaactaaagcattactaggattaccaacaaccttcCCTGATTctgtcccactgacactttcatgtgtagtttttaaaatcttttgaggtgtgtgatctgaagctacaaatgattgatttgtagtgttagtggcacttgatataggattctcaatagtatgagattgagaatctaccactagtggcctcttgcgagatatATTTtattgtagcccttgtccaacaccaagacaactagtattagtagtagtacccatgccaaccccaccaatcgcagcggcacttgactgaacaataataggaatactattcCCAGATTCCCCACCactggcagtggcacttgattcaccaccaatgggaataccatgatgtggtggtggttgtggattcgaacctaaaacaaatgtaggtggaccctgagggtaatgagtagtacctttctgtgatgaatctgaagaatcaagtccaatgactggtttaataggagcttttgattttaaatctgatggaagttgtacctcaagtggataccaactACTTTCTCCtttaggacctagaccaccaccttcaaaccccattttttccacaatgtttgcccctttgctgtatttttctttcatggactcattgactccacctaatattttagggactgtagtagttgttggagtgggctcaacctcatactcatcatcatcttcactcctgtcatatgttgttgtgggatgctccatattccacaatttgctaaactcttcatcatcgtcgatggtctcaaattctgcactagtcttttgctcaccaagattcttcctcatagtccaaaaatcatttattttggtttgagtccaataaatcTCTTTAgattcttgcagaattgatttgggaatagatttgttagatggattagcagattttttgtaaaaattataggacctcctattttggattccttggccctcctctattgtcctatgtgtgtgcaatgccataatttgtgatgacatttatACCAttaaaatgttattgtcagctacaattttctccatttctttttttacctcattcccaggagtccatgtttctaagcttttctatcaatggtttactttcatgttggcataatgctaaagagttcccatttttcttaagccttgcttgaactacaccaattggatcatactaccagagaccctcatcaccaaagctaaaaactgtcaaaaaatcatgtgccacattgaatgcttttctctaaaatgtgaaccctccacatgagaaaggcaaggaaggaaacatgctcttcttttgttgaccatggaagtgcctatatgtgctctccaactgtcgtacatattccaatgcaaataccatCTCTGGaccacatgtattggaagtttgtatggttttactattgatccataaaaccttaacatagtgaattcttccatgaagaaccagtcagccaattgtatttgacttccgagttgaatgcaatctatacaagacacaggaaatctaggcattggagtgcttgtaatttcattatacattggtgccaaaaagaagtctacaaaatggttataGTTcttttttgttatcatgcatccttatcattggtgtccattcatatattggacactttgttctgttccaagtcttctcatcaatcttatagttcacaatttaaagattgttggtctcgaatattccacaatacttggatagaaggagatagcacaagtaggatgagaacctaaatgtcttacaagaaccttttttgatcattagtaattgtttttgcatgaattgaacaacgtgctcaataaaattatatcttactagttgacctacacaatggatcctaaaaatcatttcaagaaggcttgcacccacttccctatcattttctaaTCCCgggcaaaatgacagcaaggaaatagtatccccaacccatggaacaaaaatgttagaatcataaggaggcttatgattctgatccaactgaGTACCacgctttattagagctttgataattgaatctctgcgacttggatcgagactctcataattctctgccatcattcctaggtcaatttgggcgtttgagttttgtgcttcaaaccctaggttaaacaaacgagcaaattctcccacgtttatggatagaatttcctcttttgtatttttattgacaattactTTTTTATCTTCACCATAATTTTCAGCATAgagcatgacaaaatcagggcaagggaatacttcaggtaacaccatgcttcccaatccagcatcccacgatgtgattttatttgttcttagttttaacattgcattgaaaatagtaaattttgccctgaaTAGATCTtccaccttattagacaatgcatatctaatatctatgatatgcttttcaccatggatagcagggtcataaatatcatggtattcatgagtgaaacctggtgttttaaccagttcagttaggtacatttttttttcacttggcttcctgttgaactactgcttcccattttccccatcattgttattgttaataattcaaaataatgctagatacaaacctgaaaatgctaaccctcaaattggaccacaagattaaaaaaaaaaaaaggcgggATGTGTTCTAGATTTCACCTGaattttctatttcactagattggcacagacagtctctgttgcaacttgcattcctcaatctagtagttgtttcagaatctcccttgatttactagtttgtccatgaaatgaaatacgattatgatttatgagtcacttattttgaaaactttgaaaagtacaaaagtaatacttagggaaaaatatctagaatcatgttgtaattttattaattattattaatatctcttcGTCGCCAAAGGACAAAATATTCATTACTTCAGTCTAAATTTTgtggacattaaatgtaaaacgttcaattccgggcgaagtcctcacaaatgtgttcacttcccacattcgggccgaaatctaccctaagtcgttgatctttgctcatccaacggatgatggtacctattgtcagatgtcttgggtcccatgacttctgccattttttgggcacgtcaccacactcaagtcactttttgggactattttttaagtctgtttaatcattttaaacttttgcctgaaaaagagctttatagacctaattatatttaattaaatttgaaatgttcaattccgggtgaagttctcacaaatgtgttcacttcccaaatttgggttgaaatccaccctaagacgttgatctttgctcatccaacggacaatggtacctgttgtcagatgtcgtgggtcccatgacttctaccatttttcgagcacatcaccacactcgagtcacttttcgggagttgggactattttttaagtctgtttaatcattttaaacttccgcccaaaaaagagctttatagacttaattttatttaattaaatttaaaacattcaattccgggcaaagttctcacaaatgtgttcacttcccacattcgggctgaaatccaccctaagtcgttgatcttttctcatccaacggacgatggtacctgttgtcagatgtcgtgggtcccatgacttttgccatttttcgggcacgtcaccatacttgtgtcacttttcgggagtcgggactattttttaagtctgtttaatcattgtAAACTTCTACCCGAAAAAAaagatttatagacttaattatatttaattaaatttaaaacattcaactccgggcgaagttctcacaaatgtgttcacttcccacaatTGAGCAGAAATCCACAccaagccattgatctttgctcatccaatgaacGATGGTACtagttgtcagatgtcatgggtcccataataagagacatttaaagatgtccaatagtttgagataagtattaaatataatattaatattatttgtttaaaaatatgaaattcaaaaatagtatagaacatgaaacttagtttatagaattaaaaaaataactaaatataaatatgatttttcaatatacaatttgaaaggtaaaagcttaatataaaaaacaaaacattcaatattaaatctaaaatattaatttaaagtttaacaaaattctttaaaaatgtgtttacaatatataattttttaaaatagtttaaaaatatatataaaagctcaacataaatttagtgtaatataaattttaatttaatttagtttaataaataaataaagactaaaaatatatataaaagttcaacataaatttagtataatataaattttaatttaatataattttattgataaataatgtggtgaatcatattgataaacctgcacctccgaaggacctatgcaatatgcattacctttgatcctagtgagactattgaaatttgaaacacctaatggcccactataagtctatatatcacctgcaaagatcaaagaaatactctcacgaggggttctcattgatgattgatccaacatgtatggtgaatgtaataagttaagaatatctttatactttacaattgcatgaagtaacatattgatatgataaatttaatttagtggttaagatcttagatggtttctcttgtcctactatagtttctattactcttcccgttaaggttggtactaagtgcttagatatcatttttgctatcattcctaaatcctactttagatcaattttgtgtgaagttgggacatccttgcccttggttctCTTCTATGAAAGTGATctcatctacccttcataaatgtctcaaatttctacATTAtcacaaaatcttaactataaatcatagcatgtacccaacACCAACCCATGCATGCACTAGttaaaaacttcaacaacaagtacgttggacttttagttttaattcacttgttgTTCGCGAGATAaacttcttttttatatatatttataaaattataatcaaccacaatcaatgtacaaataattaatggaatgaactgaatttttatatatatatattaaatatagaggaagaagcattacataaaaaagatcatagtattaaatttatttccattgtttaacaaaatattgaaataatgcagctcatagacaaaaagcatttgaaaaactttcatcaataaaaatgaaatagaattatagaaggcatttttatatccataagactctaagaggcaaactgaaacaaactggaatttgaaaaattatcattaatatttatgctttggaactttgcaatttttacatctgagacttgagtccctcaaaaacttaaaagccaaaatgagtgagccactgagcctatGAGGTTTTGAGGACATaggcaaaaaaaaaactactagggggtcgggtCTAGGGCACgagtagtggatggtttacaactttgccctaagaatctggccctccttccatgcaGAATTCTttagacagcataagctgagagaattcttcaagccacatgtagtttggaaagtcgtccaggagcaaccattttcgGAGGAAGTCCCTGTCAATCCGTACCCATTTCCTGTGACGCGTTAAGTGCTCTgcattcaggttcaggagaaacgattgcctggccactggcactatttggtcaaggaggagaagcttggataattcactcacgCAAGGGATCCCCATCActacttctgcaaggacgacaacaataatgtcatctccaaggaagtcttccttaaaagccttcctcaacagcatcaacatatccaccttgtctcctctgaggtccataagagacgccaagaaccaggatgtaatgttcgtgttaacacggtatctatttttcaTTTCGTAGAAACTCTTTGCCTagcaccatccgcacagcctcattggtgaatgacccaacctccttgcagactgattggagggttgggtctctaacggagcccagaAAAGCCCTTTGGTCCtctgtagaaatgcttctcaagtggatgggagtgtccatcttaagaaatcagattaacaaattaaacaacttgagcctataaacctaaacaagaggaagaatttaaatactgtgagctccgaagatttatctaccaaatggcaaagatTAATTGAAGATAAAAgaagctatgttctcttcagaaaattgggctgaaataaaacttcagtcattgatctacaatcatcaaacagtttaaaatcattgatggattttaggtatgtgtcacccttcacgtgtcaaagaggccacacttattgaAACATCGTGCAGAGTCtgaactcaatgtgatgtactgatgtgatgtgatgtgccttgtctattaatggcaatgaattcatgaatcgccaataaattatatatttttccataaataacaaaatattcgccaaaacaaattaaataattttcaagcggtggataaaaatcgccaatacatttaaataatttttccttcggagtaaaaattttcgcccatacaattatatatttgttccttttaacaaaaattattcacctcctataatatatattttccccatagaacaaggtattattcaccagaaatttatggaattttcgtaccctagaaaaaaatcgccaatacaaaataattttttcccctattttgaaaaaaaatttcgccatcaatatgaaaatgtccccccaaaaataatgtttgattcaccaagattttacatAGTTTCccaggggtggtttcttaaagttatccctatgcGCCAAATAGAACCTTTATTACAAACCATAAAAGTAggaactttgagccgagtcagttgtcatacattggcaatatcatagtgcaagggtggggaagagtcCACCCCTAAGATTACTCACTATACATCtcctaagataactactcaattgaggaACAATCGtatttgggttaatttctggacaaaggcaaaaaaatgggcgccctttagggggtgacatggttgtttgagctaaaGGAGTATCGAGTGTgggttatgatattgtcaatgacccttgaataaagagtctacttgatatgtcttatttgtatccaaaccaatgaaaacatcaaggatttgaacacatcctcaatagaacatacactcaatgtttagattTAGGAGCAAAATGACCATTGTCTTCAcgcttgtttgatgtgtattttgtCAAAGTTCTTAAAACATCTTGCAAGATAAATCAAACATCACAATTAGTTTTCAACTAGTCACATTCAGGAAATCCACGGAATAGCGAATATGCTTATTCTTGTGGCGCATTTGAACATGTCTCAGACACATCTGATTCATCCTATAGTGTACTTAATCAACCCTGAGGCGCACACAACATATCATGTAGTGCATATGAACAAAACAGAGGCACACATGATCATTTAAGTGGTGCATACACTGAATCTCTTAGCGCATATGATCATTTAAGTGGCGCATAGACTGAATCTCTTAGCGCATTTGATCAATTCTATAGCGCATTTAAGTGGTGCATTTGAGATAGAGCCTCATCCAAGCAAGTTTTCAAAAATTCTTCAACTAATCCAAGTACCCATTTAAGAGGACTTTCACTTTCAATTATCTCAGATAGATTTCTTCCAACAAATTAGAGGAGTATCAAACTAGTGATCACAAGTTTCACATTATCaactcaatatcaacatcaaatactTAGTCTAGGTATCCAAGTTAGTCAAATCCATGTAGTTTCCATATCAGGGAAGTGTATCTAGAGCTAACTTTCTAAGCTTTCTAAAATTGACTATTCTTTATAATCTAAAGATCTTTGAAACTAACTACATATGAAGATGACTACAAAGGCTAAAGTTGTTGTCTTTATATTCATGATACTCAAAATACTTCTTAGAAATTTAAAATTATCTTAGGTGAAACTATTTGTGAATTGTTTCTTAGATCTACAAAACTGAACTTTGATTTCTCAATATTCTATAAGCTCTTATATGAAATAATAATCGATCTCAATATGACATACTTCATCCATGAAAAATTAAGTTCCTGATGCATTACCGCAATATATGATCGTACCATCTTATTTTTCTTTCACAATTGCTAAGATCCTTCCAAGATAAATATCTAATATGTTCTTCCATTCATTTTGATATCCTCAACTTCACAATTAATTTGAAGAGGTTGGTTGAAGACAATTAACCAcctatcttagaaaatatttttaataCCACGACGATTATACCAATTGATAAGGAATCTATTCCCACTAAGTGCACTAGATCGAATGAGCAATAAAGGTATGCACCTTTGAACACAAAGAAAAACCTAAAAGCAAAGAACAAGAGAAGTAATCCATGGCGTGAAGCGTgtgcaagaaaaagaaaagagtagCTAAGACAAAGCAGAATAGGTGGTAAAGTGGATTGAGGTTATTATTATGCCTgcggatgaagatgaggatgatcaCTAGGAGATGAAATGCCAGGTGATGGGCATGAGGCCGAAGTCATTACTGCCGGGGTGCACGCCCAGGGCTTTCCAAACACTTTCAGAGGCGTCCACGATGTCATCCTTACACGGCTTCGCGCATTCATCGATGACGGTGGCCACCGTAGACTTCCCTCGCGCACTGATTTTCACTTTGCGAAAACAGTTGGAGTTGTGATGAAAGGTGGGAGGAGGAAGAGCCACCCAGTGCTCTTTGTTGGAATGGAAGTGCCCATCACAAGCGGAAGGTCCGCCTCCATCTCCTCCTTTCTCGAAGCTGTTCACCGTCAATCTTCCCCGCCTTTCACTCGCACTTGTACACATTGTCATCATCATTACACAGCATACCAACAACACCCATTTTAATCCCCccattctcttctcttctcttctcctttctcgAAACCCCTAGTCCTTGTTATATGATGACCACTCACTCactatcttatatatatatatttgcaagaGAACTATATTTCATGTGTTACATCGACAGGCGTTAATAATTCTGTATATTTCCACTTCGCTAATGACATTTTTGCCTTTTCCATCTATGATATCGACAGCCGACTATGTTATAACCTGTAAATCCCCGGTCCATTTTGGACAGCTTTAAAGATCGACACAAATATTCATCAATTTTAGAGTAGTATGGTCTTGGAGATGATATACTCACTTTACGTATTAGACATTCTTTGCCAAACTTAACAAACCAATATTGGTCCACGACATCATTGGCAT from Cryptomeria japonica chromosome 3, Sugi_1.0, whole genome shotgun sequence harbors:
- the LOC131066391 gene encoding putative ripening-related protein 6; this encodes MMMTMCTSASERRGRLTVNSFEKGGDGGGPSACDGHFHSNKEHWVALPPPTFHHNSNCFRKVKISARGKSTVATVIDECAKPCKDDIVDASESVWKALGVHPGSNDFGLMPITWHFIS